One stretch of Macrotis lagotis isolate mMagLag1 chromosome 7, bilby.v1.9.chrom.fasta, whole genome shotgun sequence DNA includes these proteins:
- the C7H12orf60 gene encoding uncharacterized protein C12orf60 homolog isoform X2 — protein MSLISEKDKEKFIQTGNTFYNCLQKLNCSINTFIQLLTSYLGNQMPYICVNESGTVKDYFEEVVCSLKKVQGDIETKDKTRAECCQFANLETTMNSVMEKDPCCPNTAKKLCATAKEISDCAQLPLILMLKNVNFFESMECALSQLMKSSIMNLRLIDLHKNPSELTIPFHPAKGCCPVVCPPKQPTDILEKLSNLGGQSSMTPSLTATDYLLEIVKTMEPVADKLQQVSKAIETNMELLKLSK, from the coding sequence ATGTCATTGATATCAGAGAAGGATAAAGAGAAATTTATTCAGACTGGTAACACTTTCTACAATTGTTTACAAAAACTTAATTGTTCCATAAATACCTTTATTCAATTACTCACCAGTTATCTGGGCAACCAAATGCCTTATATTTGTGTGAATGAAAGTGGAACTGTTAAGGATTATTTTGAAGAAGTAGTATGTTCTTTGAAGAAGGTTCAGGGTGATAtcgaaacaaaggacaaaaccaGGGCTGAGTGTTGTCAATTTGCCAATCTAGAAACAACCATGAACTCTGTAATGGAGAAAGACCCTTGCTGTCCAAACACTGCTAAAAAGTTATGTGCGACAGCTAAAGAAATTTCTGACTGCGCTCAGCTGCCACTTATTCTTATGCTGAAAAATGTCAACTTCTTTGAGAGTATGGAATGTGCTCTTTCCCAACTGATGAAGTCCTCAATCATGAACCTACGACTGATTGATCTCCATAAAAATCCCTCTGAACTAACAATTCCTTTCCATCCTGCAAAAGGTTGCTGCCCAGTTGTTTGCCCACCAAAGCAACCTACAGACATCCTAGAGAAGTTGAGCAATCTGGGAGGTCAGAGCTCCATGACCCCCTCATTAACAGCTACAGATTATCTCCTAGAAATTGTCAAGACTATGGAACCTGTTGCAGACAAACTACAACAAGTCTCTAAGGCTATAGAAACCAATATggaattattaaaattatctaagTAG
- the C7H12orf60 gene encoding uncharacterized protein C12orf60 homolog isoform X1 produces the protein MDFMMMSQFSLMCCHFFLGRMSLISEKDKEKFIQTGNTFYNCLQKLNCSINTFIQLLTSYLGNQMPYICVNESGTVKDYFEEVVCSLKKVQGDIETKDKTRAECCQFANLETTMNSVMEKDPCCPNTAKKLCATAKEISDCAQLPLILMLKNVNFFESMECALSQLMKSSIMNLRLIDLHKNPSELTIPFHPAKGCCPVVCPPKQPTDILEKLSNLGGQSSMTPSLTATDYLLEIVKTMEPVADKLQQVSKAIETNMELLKLSK, from the coding sequence TGCTGCCACTTCTTTCTTGGAAGAATGTCATTGATATCAGAGAAGGATAAAGAGAAATTTATTCAGACTGGTAACACTTTCTACAATTGTTTACAAAAACTTAATTGTTCCATAAATACCTTTATTCAATTACTCACCAGTTATCTGGGCAACCAAATGCCTTATATTTGTGTGAATGAAAGTGGAACTGTTAAGGATTATTTTGAAGAAGTAGTATGTTCTTTGAAGAAGGTTCAGGGTGATAtcgaaacaaaggacaaaaccaGGGCTGAGTGTTGTCAATTTGCCAATCTAGAAACAACCATGAACTCTGTAATGGAGAAAGACCCTTGCTGTCCAAACACTGCTAAAAAGTTATGTGCGACAGCTAAAGAAATTTCTGACTGCGCTCAGCTGCCACTTATTCTTATGCTGAAAAATGTCAACTTCTTTGAGAGTATGGAATGTGCTCTTTCCCAACTGATGAAGTCCTCAATCATGAACCTACGACTGATTGATCTCCATAAAAATCCCTCTGAACTAACAATTCCTTTCCATCCTGCAAAAGGTTGCTGCCCAGTTGTTTGCCCACCAAAGCAACCTACAGACATCCTAGAGAAGTTGAGCAATCTGGGAGGTCAGAGCTCCATGACCCCCTCATTAACAGCTACAGATTATCTCCTAGAAATTGTCAAGACTATGGAACCTGTTGCAGACAAACTACAACAAGTCTCTAAGGCTATAGAAACCAATATggaattattaaaattatctaagTAG